The following proteins come from a genomic window of Deltaproteobacteria bacterium:
- the accC gene encoding acetyl-CoA carboxylase biotin carboxylase subunit, translated as MFNKVLVANRGEIAIRVIRACKELGIPTVAIFTEQDANALHIQKADQSILVTPGPIAGYLDYDQIIRVAKWAGADAVHPGYGFIAENWHFAHACEDNGLTFIGPPAPAIRAMGSKTKAREIMEAAGVPIIPGSPAINTEGEATYWAARIGYPLLIKAKAGGGGRGMRLVYNDGELLRNLNSARTEAQKTFGDATVYLEKFISEPKHIEIQLMADRYGRIVHLGERDCSIQRRHQKLIEIAPSLVLTPQKRTEMGEVAKRAARQIGYHSVGTVEFLVDRRLNYYFLEVNTRIQVEHTITELITGIDIVKEQIRLAAGEPLQLTQEEVTLRGHAIECRINAEDPRNNFFPSPGKITKYQSPGGFGIRIDGCIFGGYEVPPYFDPMISKLCAWGLTWEEAVQRMQRALDEYLIRGIKTTIPLYKKLLQDEEFRSGQFTTEYMEKKIQALSYEDVKEPWDIFYIAAAALFFELNSFYSEKS; from the coding sequence ATGTTTAATAAAGTTCTGGTCGCCAACCGGGGGGAGATCGCTATTCGGGTCATTCGGGCCTGTAAAGAGTTAGGTATCCCCACGGTGGCCATATTTACCGAGCAGGATGCCAACGCCCTGCATATTCAGAAGGCCGATCAGTCTATCCTGGTGACCCCGGGGCCGATTGCCGGCTATCTGGATTACGACCAGATCATCCGGGTGGCCAAATGGGCCGGAGCCGACGCCGTCCATCCAGGCTATGGCTTTATTGCCGAAAACTGGCATTTTGCCCATGCCTGCGAGGATAACGGCCTTACCTTTATCGGCCCGCCGGCCCCGGCTATTCGGGCCATGGGCAGCAAAACTAAGGCCCGGGAGATCATGGAGGCGGCGGGGGTACCGATCATTCCCGGCTCCCCGGCTATCAATACCGAGGGCGAGGCCACTTACTGGGCTGCCCGGATCGGCTATCCACTATTAATCAAGGCCAAGGCCGGGGGCGGGGGCCGCGGCATGCGTCTGGTTTACAATGATGGGGAACTGCTCCGGAATCTGAACTCGGCCCGCACCGAAGCCCAAAAGACCTTTGGCGATGCCACAGTTTATCTGGAAAAATTCATCTCTGAACCCAAACACATTGAAATCCAGTTGATGGCGGATAGATATGGCCGGATCGTCCACCTGGGGGAACGGGACTGTTCCATCCAGCGGCGGCACCAGAAGTTGATTGAAATTGCACCCTCCCTGGTCCTGACCCCGCAAAAACGGACGGAAATGGGAGAGGTGGCCAAGCGCGCCGCCCGCCAGATCGGTTACCATTCGGTGGGCACGGTGGAGTTTTTGGTCGATCGGCGGCTCAATTATTATTTCCTAGAGGTCAATACTCGCATCCAGGTCGAACACACCATTACCGAACTGATAACGGGAATCGACATTGTTAAAGAACAAATTAGGCTGGCGGCCGGGGAGCCTTTGCAACTGACCCAGGAAGAGGTGACCCTGCGCGGCCATGCTATCGAGTGTCGGATCAATGCTGAGGACCCGCGCAACAACTTCTTCCCCTCGCCGGGTAAAATTACCAAATACCAATCCCCCGGCGGGTTCGGCATCCGCATTGATGGCTGTATCTTTGGTGGATATGAGGTGCCGCCCTATTTTGACCCGATGATTTCCAAGCTCTGCGCCTGGGGGCTCACCTGGGAGGAAGCGGTGCAGCGGATGCAACGGGCCTTGGATGAATATCTCATCCGGGGGATCAAAACGACGATCCCGCTTTATAAAAAATTACTGCAAGATGAAGAATTCCGCAGCGGCCAGTTTACCACCGAATACATGGAGAAAAAGATCCAGGCCTTGAGCTATGAGGATGTCAAGGAACCCTGGGACATTTTTTATATCGCCGCGGCTGCCTTATTTTTTGAATTGAATTCCTTTTACTCGGAGAAAAGCTAA